TAACACACAAACCAAAACGTCACAATTggcatgaaaataaaaaaaaaacaactcaCACATTTCGCGCGTCACTCAAAGTCCGCTTTCACAGAAACGTCTTGCTCAAGAAGCATTTGCAGGTCAAATGCTACATCGCGATGACGAACATTACAACAAAGGACTTAATGTACTGGCACGAGCTATCCTGTGCTAGCTTACACCAGACACCGTCTAATTAGAATTTGGAGGCACGCCCAACCCTGGCCAATAATTTACTACggtcagaaaaaaaatctagaatcTAAGATGAAACTTTGACCGTTGAGACCATGCGTGACGCCAGAGTTCAGCGATTGTAGCACCAAGACATGTGTTGTGTAGTAAACGCAAATGCGATGCGTATGCTGTTTTTACGTATGATTACTGTAACTCTCTTGTACTTCCTGAGCCATTGTAACTATCTAGTACGTACTAAATGATAATTGTCAACAAACTAAAAGTAAATTACAGGAATTAAATAGGTTGATTGCAAGTAGTATATCTgtctttcaaaattattaaattctcccaattaaattcaattcaatagcCATTTATTCAACTACCCAATACAATTCTTATGGTGACAAAATTCCCGTAAAcgtaaattgaattaaagttAAGAAATTTACAACGTTTACAGCgtttaattcaattcaatctCCGTAGGTATagcatttacaaaaataggtaatcgtaaaagtcatgtcagatgcctttaggtcatttgaataaaatctgatactgACATTGCTAAAACtgagcaataacacactcgtaAAAAGAAAGATTAAATTCTCCTATAAAAAGTTCGGCATCTGTAGAAAGCAATATTAGATTTACAAACTGCATCTATTAGACACAGAAGACTATACTGTGGTCTGCAACATCTAAACATACTCTTACTAACATACTCTTTATAAGTTTTGCGTTTTACACGCATTTCATATAGTTACGATTTTCAGTTAGTCAAATAGTTTGTGATGACCACTGATTATTAAAACTCATgtcttataagtatatttttatcgccTATTGGATATTTTCTCGTCACtgctaattattttgattgatatATCAATCATATGCATTGAAATCTGGCCCAGTAAATTCGGCTTCttcattaaaaagataaagtaaaattaatacaaagaGATTAACTTTTCATAAGTCGCTACCAATCTACATTACCGGCTATAATCTATGCAATGCAGTTTACACAACACCCCTTATTATAATTTGCTAGGCATTAGCACCGCGGCAGTCTGGCACTGCAGCCAGTATTACTTCACTATAACTTGGAACTCATTTCctgtttatattacaaaaaaaataaagagaatTCTAATTCTACAATGTTTAATTCAAATCATGTCTTCAGTCAAAACTGTCAGTAACGAAGATATTGTTTTGTCGGCTACCGACTCCGATGATGACGTGAGTAACTTCCGTGATCAAAGTTAACGTTTagcagaaattaaaaatgttgatcGTACAAGCATCGAGCACGCAATGACCcgaattttatcatttataaaagCTTCCTTTAAAGCGccaacaattatttatatttgtattacatGATCCTGAGCTATAAAGACGTAGCAGTATGCAAATGTTTTTGGATATTTTGCTCGTAAAGTCCACAGTATGCCAGTTCTTCATTTGGTGCCGACCAAGGTTTGCGTGTTGGGTTTCGGTTTCCGATTTGGATTTCGTAAACTGTAAAATGTTGAAAGCTTTGATCAAGCGCGCTTTGCAGACCGACGATGAGACTGTACTCCTGGCTAAAACGTTACAGAGTTTCGATGTATGTGCTTGTGGTCTTGCTGAgtgaatgaaattttaaattatcgtTAAAATTCATCATTACATGCTTTAGAAgcagacattttttaaatgttttgtttaatatcCGTGCATTACTAACaccataaataatttgaatacttATCTGTGTCTGTCAGTTATGTTTATTAATCACATTTCTCACCAGTTTTTcactatatttattgaatgattttgaaaactgataTGGGTAATATTGTACCTTTTTAACAattgtatattattcaaattttttatttgatatgcATTTGACATGAATCTTGGATATCTAATTGtgatcaatatttttagttacttAGTTATAATGCAAATGGTTTTCATTTAAAACGATatgtaaatatacctaaacatTATACTTTACTGAATGTATATTTGTGCTTATACTGTTGTTATATGTCCTCGTCTTTTGTGTCCACCAAACGTTTATGCTATCAATATTGCATTCTtttatgcatattttattttcaacactTCAGCACcttcatataattatgtatagatgaactaaaattatattgaattaaaaactgATTGGCAGAAAGAAGGAGGAGCAACTAAGTCACGAGGGAATCTAGCGGAAGACGAAGGTTTGGACTGGCTCAAACCACGCACCCTAATCAAACCTGACGATCAAGAAGAAGTTCCAGATGCTGTaagcaattataatatttatacctcTATCAGAAATGATGGGCGCTTTatcacagttttttttaattagctatAGTTTTGAGTACATTTGACCTCCATCTAGCATGTTGGGAAGCAACTGACTTTTATTAACATGTGGTACACGCTAGCTCGAAAATTGTATATACTCCTTGTCTTGAAGATACCCAGATTGTAGGTTCCGAGAAAATCCGAATCCGGGTTCTTTGGGGTTCGCAACATGAAAGAGGCGCATCGAGAGGTTCACGATATCACTCAAATTATTTCCTCATTGCAATGCACTAAACTGTAGAATAGTTATTGCGGTTATTGCGGCGTTCAAACATATCCTTTACTTTTCAGGATCTTGAAGAAGATGTGGGTCGTATTTTGACGACGATCAATCCTCAGTGGGTGGCTGATGAGGTGGCCTATCATTATGGTAGACACATGTTTGTGGTCAAGCCAAAACCAACCTTCGGAAAGTCATACCCATTATACGTTTATCAGGGCACTGCTATACGCAAGGATTCCGAAGAGGCAAAAGCTCAGATCGCCTCTGGATATGGTAAGAAAATGTATTACATTAACTATTACGATTAATAATAAGAGCCAGATGTGAATACGTAAAAAAgatttgtcataaaaaaatagcaaaaagACTAATAAATACCAAAGAAGAGATGCCGCGATGGTATCGCTCGATGCTTTCCAGATTCGTCGAAAACTAGTTCGTAACAAATGGGAATCTTTGCCCAGCAATGGGCAAAGATCCCCGTTCGCTACATACAACATGCAACATAAAAAAAGACCCAGACAAAATGGTCTcatataataactatttactGTGATATTATAACAACCTTGATTATTAACCCAATCTGTTGTCCAATGCCCAATCCAGGTAGCGTCGGATTTGATGAGGCTGGTCCAAAACGAGCCAAGGTGAAGAAGTCACGGGCTGATTTAGATGACGAAGAAGAACCAGAACCGGAACCTCCACCGCCAGTTGAAGAAGCCAAACCGGAAGGCACGTATGATCTATCTCCTTAATTTACATTTCCCTTAATTTTAAGagctatttattaaattctgcAAGTAAGAAAATAGGAGCTTTTGCCGAGCACTGAGAGACTAGTAAAGTTAATAAAGTTGTTacatagtaatatattttattttataaaaatttaaagaaatgaGAGAgcgaacataaaaaaaaaattgatctgAATTTCGTTGATCCAATTCTTGACCAACCTTCAAGGGCAATCTGCAGTTAGGCCTCCGCCGTCTATGATCGAATTGTTTATTTGGCATGAAATATTTGACAGAGGATGCGGTGGCCGAAGAAGAAAAACCTGCAACGGCAGCTGAGGGGGGCGAGGGTGGTGAAGCTCCTAAGGAAGCAGTTGAAGGAGAAGAAGTGGCTGACGAGGGTGGTGAAGAAGCACAACCTGAAGAacgtaagatatttttaatacatcgTATTGTGATAACATAATTaggtgtataatattttttgacataattttcTCTATCACTTTTTAACATCGATTGAAATTGTCTTTGATATTAAGTGTTAATTAAGATTATGACTTATTTTGATTACATTAGTTGAATTACATTAcctattacatacatttatttaaattagtaaaaatatttttattgttgaagacttatttatttttattgttgacaTTTATACAATCATTTCTGTACCAACTTAAAAAATGCTACGACCCCTGTTTCagtttactatttattatttgatctAACTAGTAATCTAACTCTTACGTTCACAGAGGAAGAAGGTGGTGGAGCACCTGAAGGTCCCGCTGAAGAAGTGTTTGAAATCAAGCCACGTGTGAAGAAACTCGCCAATCAATTTAACTTCTGCGAACGTGCTGCTCTCACCTATAACTTCCCAAGGAGAGTatgtatttagatttttttaaacaactaTTCATCCATAATAGAGTACTGAAAACTTGGTTAGATTACCAGTTTTTGAGAACTCGATCAAAGTTATTTTGAAGGTTCGAACATTCGAAGATGTttcttgatttaaatatatatttattaaataattaagtaatattagttcactaaataaagattaaatatatgtCCTTTATTCGGACAAAAACGTCAAAATCAGATAGAAATTCATCAAAAACCAAAAACGTTTAATGGTGTTATTTAGTCCGTAGATACTCAGACCATCCCGCCGCCGAGAGCGAATTTCGGATCCACTGCCCTGCAGAGCATCATATTCGATTACTACCAAGAAGATTACGCTAGGAAAATGAAAGAGAAGGAGGACGAAAAACCGAAACGGGTAATATATCTGCTTAATTTCAAGGattctaaattatataggAATTAGAAAGTAGCAAACTTGTTTTCAATCATacaatgagtcagattggtatgtaAACTCACGTGACACGAGTAGGTTTCGAAAAAAATCTATCAATAGCGAAGGCTGAACTTAATTCCTAAACTACAACTATGTACATTGAACTAAACCATTCGGCAGATACTAATTACCACCAGTCATAAGAtaattgaagtaaaaaaatcagatataaaataattttgttgttaacaCGGCGGATTAAACTAAACGACAAATGTTCAAATTTGTGAACAGCTCCGCAAGAAAGCAGCGAAGCACGCGAAGTCAGCACAGCAGATACACGACGAGCAGCTGGCGCAGAGGATCCGGGAGGCTTGGGCCATCCTCGAGCGGCTGGTCAACCAAAACATTTACGATGACGTCGGTAAGGATACGACAACGAATTGCTTAATATTTGCTTTGATAGGCATTTGTTTGTTCAACCGTGCATCCACGGTTGAACAAATGCAAGGTTTttctttactaaaatatttctgaATTGCTTTTCTTAGCTCAAGACTACCGCTATTGGGATGACCCATCAGATGAATTCCGCGAAGGCATGGGCTCTCTATTGCCTCTGTGGAAGTTCCAGTTCGAGCCTATGAGAAGCCACTCAGTCTGCGACCTCCAGTGGAATCCTCACTATCAGGACTTGTTCGCTGTTGCCTATGGATCCTGTAAGTTGTGCAGACTCAAGGTTCGATGACGCTGTACAATAGCTAATAGTAGcaaaaaatacttcatttaGATTCGTTAATGTTTCATTATCTTCTCATAAATAATCTTGTGTCAATAATAGGACTCGactcttttttttctttctctgtTCACGTGTACTAGATAGTGTCCTTTTAAGAACCTGTTTTTTTGAATCTTTGTGAAAATCGTGGTGTTGTGGAACAAGATACATATCTATCGTCACAAGTTACTTCTACTGGGGTTAACCCTTTTTCCTCCAACAGTGGAATTCACGAACCAGCAGAATGAGGGCTGCCTCTGCATGTACAGCATCAAGAATCCTGCGTACCCAGAATACGCGGTCATCACAGAATCTCCCATCATCTGCCTCGACGTCTACCATGAAATACCTTACCTCGTCTGCGTTGGTGGGTTAacatttcttttctttttgcatttttttgttatttttgggCCAGTGCCAACATTGAACTCCAAAGCTCACTGTCAATTTGAGGTTTATCactaagaataaat
This genomic interval from Plodia interpunctella isolate USDA-ARS_2022_Savannah chromosome 18, ilPloInte3.2, whole genome shotgun sequence contains the following:
- the LOC128677631 gene encoding dynein intermediate chain 2, ciliary, which encodes MAPKKKEGGATKSRGNLAEDEGLDWLKPRTLIKPDDQEEVPDADLEEDVGRILTTINPQWVADEVAYHYGRHMFVVKPKPTFGKSYPLYVYQGTAIRKDSEEAKAQIASGYGSVGFDEAGPKRAKVKKSRADLDDEEEPEPEPPPPVEEAKPEEDAVAEEEKPATAAEGGEGGEAPKEAVEGEEVADEGGEEAQPEEQEEGGGAPEGPAEEVFEIKPRVKKLANQFNFCERAALTYNFPRRSVDTQTIPPPRANFGSTALQSIIFDYYQEDYARKMKEKEDEKPKRLRKKAAKHAKSAQQIHDEQLAQRIREAWAILERLVNQNIYDDVAQDYRYWDDPSDEFREGMGSLLPLWKFQFEPMRSHSVCDLQWNPHYQDLFAVAYGSLEFTNQQNEGCLCMYSIKNPAYPEYAVITESPIICLDVYHEIPYLVCVGLYDGNVCVYNAQLTLESSYQYKSDSVRDKHSNIVWEIRWGPRLIDGEASFFSISGDGRVVQWAVMPGELQATTIITLSSNVPPIPGPDGTMVNVNSCGSCICFHPERPEIFMVGTEDGMIHTCSLKYNRNYVRSVQGHHMPVYRIHYNLYNNSIYASCSGDWRVKIWEDGRDEPLFMFELGSPVGDVKWAPYSSTVFAACTADGKVYVYDLNVNKYRPICVQAVVSKKTKKLTRLDFNSRLPVIVAGDTKGTCHVLKLSPNLRVMVKPPKKAQNVDQRTLQIMKLDKLLSLVRDPPFTPGVVDEKFDDD